From the Clupea harengus chromosome 15, Ch_v2.0.2, whole genome shotgun sequence genome, one window contains:
- the LOC105899441 gene encoding acyl-coenzyme A thioesterase 5-like: MEARSVWTLYWKGIVAKLSLDSRVALQLSPGPCRYFDEPVDVKVTGLPPEQYVEVRSKLIDSRNVSFKALATFCSDKNGHIDLARCPSLGGSYSGIEAMGLFTSMRPLVPHSRLTKRDVSTPLSVDIEVTCNGLVVAKDTVQRRFLGDGVQKVPLEGGSIRGSLFLPPGPGPFPAILDMPHLGGALTELRASLLANKGYVVMALAYHGYQDLPKVLDKLDLEYFEEAVTFLRAHPKVKGNVIGILSISKSGDLAFAISAFLPGVAAIVSINGCNANTQFSLHYKDMVIPPTKMDLKNVTVTADGLLDVRDVVLDPMMEENQASVIPIERANCHFMFVASEDDRNWNSVLFSEQAAQRLRDYGKENFEVVRYPKAGHFLDVPYMPHCPSSFHPAVGRVVVMGGEPKAHAEAQVDLWKRVQEFFRKHLNSDHSSFKAML; this comes from the exons ATGGAGGCC AGGAGTGTTTGGACACTGTATTGGAAAGGTATAGTGGCAAAGTTGAGTTTGGACTCGAGGGTGGCCTTACAACTTTCACCCGGGCCATGCCGTTATTTTGACGAGCCTGTTGACGTGAAGGTCACGGGACTTCCCCCTGAACAATATGTTGAGGTGCGATCCAAACTTATAGACAGTAGAAACGTTTCCTTCAAGGCCTTGGCCACTTTTTGTTCTGACAAAAATGGACACATTGACTTGGCGAGATGTCCTTCGTTGGGTGGCAGCTACAGTGGAATTGAGGCGATGGGACTGTTTACTTCGATGAGACCATTGGTTCCACACAGTAGGCTAACCAAGAGGGATGTGTCAACGCCGCTGTCAGTTGACATAGAGGTGACGTGCAATGGACTGGTCGTTGCCAAAGACACCGTCCAGAGGCGATTTCTGGGAGATGGTGTGCAGAAAGTTCCATTGGAAGGTGGCAGTATAAGGGGTTCACTGTTTCTGCCACCTG GACCTGGTCCCTTCCCTGCCATTCTGGACATGCCTCACTTAGGTGGTGCTTTGACAGAACTACGAGCAAGCTTGCTAGCCAATAAAGGTTATGTTGTCATGGCTTTGGCATATCATGGTTATCAGGATTTGCCCAAAGTCTTGGATAAACTTGACCTGGAGTACTTTGAGGAAGCCGTGACATTCCTGCGGGCTCACCCCAAGGTTA AAGGCAAT GTTATAGggatcctctccatctccaaaaGTGGGGATCTAGCGTTTGCAATATCAGCATTCCTTCCTGGAGTCGCAGCAATTGTCTCCATCAATGGCTGCAATGCCAACACCCAGTTTTCTCTCCATTACAAAGATATGGTCATCCCTCCCACCAAAATGGACCTTAAGAATGTTACTGTCACAGCTGATGGACTTCTGGATGTAAGGGACGTAGTTCTAGATCCTATGATGGAAGAGAACCAGGCCTCTGTGATTCCCATTGAGCGTGCAAACTGCCACTTCATGTTTGTGGCGTCTGAAGACGACAGGAACTGGAACAGTGTTTTATTCAGCGAACAGGCTGCTCAACGGCTTCGAGATTATGGGAAAGAGAACTTTGAGGTGGTGAGATACCCGAAGGCAGGTCACTTCCTGGATGTTCCCTACATGCCCCACTGCCCCAGCAGTTTCCACCCAGCTGTGGGcagagtggtggtgatgggAGGGGAGCCTAAAGCTCACGCTGAGGCCCAGGTTGATCTGTGGAAGAGGGTCCAGGAGTTTTTCAGGAAGCATTTAAACAGTGATCATTCCAGTTTTAAAGCCATGCTGTAG
- the LOC116223745 gene encoding acyl-coenzyme A thioesterase 1-like, with the protein MTFLKRSVWTLYWKGIVAKLSLDSRVALQLSPGPCRYFDEPVDVKVTGLPPEQYVEVRSKLIDSRNVSFEALATFCSDKNGHIDLARCPSLGGSYSGIEAMGLFTSMRPLVPHSRLTKRDVSTPLSVDIEVTCNGLVVAKDTVQRRFLGDGVQKVPLEGGSIRGSLFLPPGPGPSPAILDVPHYGGALTELRASLLANKGYVVMALAYRGYQDLPKVMDKLDLEYFEEAVTFLRAHPKVKGPGIGILSISKGGDLALAMSAFLPGVSATVFINGCNANTVFPLHCKGTVIPPLNIDTDKIIFRKDGLLDIRDALLDPMMEENQASVIPIERANCHFMFVASEDDRNWNSVLFSEQAAQRLRDHGKENFEVVRYPKAGHFLDVPYMPHCPSSFHPVVGTVVVMGGEPKAHAEAQVDLWKRVQEFFRKHLNSDHSSFKAML; encoded by the exons atgacTTTTTTGAAGAGGAGTGTTTGGACACTGTATTGGAAAGGTATAGTGGCAAAGTTGAGTTTGGACTCGAGGGTGGCCTTACAACTTTCACCCGGGCCATGCCGTTATTTTGACGAGCCTGTTGACGTGAAGGTCACGGGACTTCCCCCTGAACAATATGTTGAGGTGCGATCCAAACTTATAGACAGTAGAAACGTTTCCTTCGAGGCCTTGGCCACTTTTTGTTCTGACAAAAATGGACATATTGACTTGGCGAGATGTCCTTCGTTGGGTGGCAGCTACAGTGGAATTGAGGCGATGGGACTGTTTACTTCGATGAGACCATTGGTTCCACACAGTAGGCTAACCAAGAGGGATGTGTCGACGCCGCTGTCAGTTGACATAGAGGTGACGTGCAATGGACTGGTCGTTGCCAAAGACACCGTCCAGAGGCGATTTCTGGGAGATGGTGTGCAGAAAGTTCCCTTGGAAGGTGGCAGTATAAGGGGTTCACTGTTTCTGCCACCTG GACCTGGTCCCTCCCCTGCCATTCTGGATGTGCCTCACTATGGTGGTGCTTTGACAGAACTACGAGCAAGCTTGCTAGCCAATAAAGGTTATGTTGTCATGGCTTTGGCATATCGTGGTTATCAGGATTTGCCTAAAGTCATGGATAAACTTGACCTGGAGTACTTTGAGGAAGCTGTGACATTCTTGCGGGCTCACCCCAAG GTAAAGGGACCAGGCATAGggatcctctccatctccaagGGTGGGGATCTAGCCCTTGCAATGTCAGCATTCCTTCCTGGGGTCTCCGCAACTGTCTTCATCAATGGCTGCAACGCTAACACTGTGTTTCCCCTTCACTGTAAAGGCACAGTGATCCCTCCTCTCAACATTGACACAGACAAAATAATCTTCAGAAAGGATGGACTTCTGGATATAAGGGATGCTCTTCTAGATCCCATGATGGAAGAGAACCAGGCCTCTGTGATTCCCATTGAGCGTGCAAACTGCCACTTCATGTTTGTGGCGTCTGAAGACGACAGGAACTGGAACAGTGTTTTATTCAGCGAACAGGCTGCTCAACGGCTTCGAGATCATGGGAAAGAGAACTTTGAGGTGGTGAGATACCCGAAGGCAGGTCACTTCCTGGATGTTCCCTACATGCCCCACTGCCCCAGCAGTTTCCACCCAGTAGTGGGCACAGTAGTGGTGATGGGAGGGGAGCCTAAAGCTCATGCTGAGGCCCAGGTTGATCTGTGGAAGAGGGTCCAGGAGTTTTTCAGGAAGCATTTAAACAGTGATCATTCCAGTTTTAAAGCCATGCTGTAG
- the LOC116223877 gene encoding acyl-coenzyme A thioesterase 1-like yields the protein MTFLKRSVWTLYWKGIVAKLSLDSRVALQLSPGPCRYFDEPVDVKVTGLPPEQYVEVRSKLIDSRNVSFKALATFCSDKNGHIDLARCPSLGGSYSGIEAMGLFTSMRPLVPHSRLTKRDVSTPLSVDIEVTCNGLVVAKDTVQRRFLGDGVQKVPLEGGSIRGSLFLPPGPGPFPAILDMPHLGGALTELRASLLANKGYVVMALAYHGYQDLPKVLDKLDLEYFEEAVTFLRAHPKVKGTGIGILSISKSGDLAFAISAFLPGVAAIVSINGCNANTQFSLHYKDMVIPPTKMDLKNVTVTADGLLDVRDVVLDPMMEENQASVIPIERANCHFMFVASEDDRNWNSVLFSEQAAQRLRDYGKENFEVVRYPKAGHFLDVPYMPHCPSSFHPAVGRVVVMGGEPKAHAEAQVDLWKRVQEFFQEAFKQ from the exons atgacTTTTTTGAAGAGGAGTGTTTGGACACTGTATTGGAAAGGTATAGTGGCAAAGTTGAGTTTGGACTCGAGGGTGGCCTTACAACTTTCACCCGGGCCATGCCGTTATTTTGACGAGCCTGTTGACGTGAAGGTCACGGGACTTCCCCCTGAACAATATGTTGAGGTGCGATCCAAACTTATAGACAGTAGAAACGTTTCCTTCAAGGCCTTGGCCACTTTTTGTTCTGACAAAAATGGACACATTGACTTGGCGAGATGTCCTTCGTTGGGTGGCAGCTACAGTGGAATTGAGGCGATGGGACTGTTTACTTCGATGAGACCATTGGTTCCACACAGTAGGCTAACCAAGAGGGATGTGTCAACGCCGCTGTCAGTTGACATAGAGGTGACGTGCAATGGACTGGTCGTTGCCAAAGACACCGTCCAGAGGCGATTTCTGGGAGATGGTGTGCAGAAAGTTCCATTGGAAGGTGGCAGTATAAGGGGTTCACTGTTTCTGCCACCTG GACCTGGTCCCTTCCCTGCCATTCTGGACATGCCTCACTTAGGTGGTGCTTTGACAGAACTACGAGCAAGCTTGCTAGCCAATAAAGGTTATGTTGTCATGGCTTTGGCATATCATGGTTATCAGGATTTGCCCAAAGTCTTGGATAAACTTGACCTGGAGTACTTTGAGGAAGCCGTGACATTCCTGCGGGCTCACCCCAAG GTAAAGGGAACAGGTATAGggatcctctccatctccaaaaGTGGGGATCTAGCGTTTGCAATATCAGCATTCCTTCCTGGAGTCGCAGCAATTGTCTCCATCAATGGCTGCAATGCCAACACCCAGTTTTCTCTCCATTACAAAGATATGGTCATCCCTCCCACCAAAATGGACCTTAAGAATGTTACTGTCACAGCTGATGGACTTCTGGATGTAAGGGACGTAGTTCTAGATCCTATGATGGAAGAGAACCAGGCCTCTGTGATTCCCATTGAGCGTGCAAACTGCCACTTCATGTTTGTGGCGTCTGAAGACGACAGGAACTGGAACAGTGTTTTATTCAGCGAACAGGCTGCTCAACGGCTTCGAGATTATGGGAAAGAGAACTTTGAGGTGGTGAGATACCCGAAGGCAGGTCACTTCCTGGATGTTCCCTACATGCCCCACTGCCCCAGCAGTTTCCACCCAGCTGTGGGcagagtggtggtgatgggAGGGGAGCCTAAAGCTCACGCTGAGGCCCAGGTTGATCTGTGGAAGAGGGTCCAGGAGTTTTTTCAGGAAGCATTTAAACAGTGA
- the LOC116223743 gene encoding acyl-coenzyme A thioesterase 1-like — protein sequence MTFLKRSVWTLYWKGIVAKLSLDSRVALQLSPGPCRYFDEPVDVKVTGLPPEQYVEVRSKLIDSRNVSFEALATFCSDKNGHIDLARCPSLGGSYSGIEAMGLFTSMRPLVPHSRLTKRDVSTPLSVDIEVTCNGLVVAKDTVQRRFLGDGVQKVPLEGGSIRGSLFLPPGPGPSPAILDVPHYGGALTELRASLLANKGYVVMALAYRGYQDLPKVMDKLDLEYFEEAVTFLRAHPKVKGPGIGILSISKGGDLALAMSAFLPGVSATVFINGCNANTVFPLHCKGTVIPPLNIDTDKIIFRKDGLLDIRDALLDPMMEENQASVIPIERANCHFMFVASEDDRNWNSVLFSEQAAQRLRDHGKENFEVVRYPKAGHFLDVPYMPHCPSSFHPAVGRVVVMGGEPKAHAEAQVDLWKRVQEFFRKHLNSDHSSFKAML from the exons atgacTTTTTTGAAGAGGAGTGTTTGGACACTGTATTGGAAAGGTATAGTGGCAAAGTTGAGTTTGGACTCGAGGGTGGCCTTACAACTTTCACCCGGGCCATGCCGTTATTTTGACGAGCCTGTTGACGTGAAGGTCACGGGACTTCCCCCTGAACAATATGTTGAGGTGCGATCCAAACTTATAGACAGTAGAAACGTTTCCTTCGAGGCCTTGGCCACTTTTTGTTCTGACAAAAATGGACATATTGACTTGGCGAGATGTCCTTCGTTGGGTGGCAGCTACAGTGGAATTGAGGCGATGGGACTGTTTACTTCGATGAGACCATTGGTTCCACACAGTAGGCTAACCAAGAGGGATGTGTCGACGCCGCTGTCAGTTGACATAGAGGTGACGTGCAATGGACTGGTCGTTGCCAAAGACACCGTCCAGAGGCGATTTCTGGGAGATGGTGTGCAGAAAGTTCCCTTGGAAGGTGGCAGTATAAGGGGTTCACTGTTTCTGCCACCTG GACCTGGTCCCTCCCCTGCCATTCTGGATGTGCCTCACTATGGTGGTGCTTTGACAGAACTACGAGCAAGCTTGCTAGCCAATAAAGGTTATGTTGTCATGGCTTTGGCATATCGTGGTTATCAGGATTTGCCTAAAGTCATGGATAAACTTGACCTGGAGTACTTTGAGGAAGCTGTGACATTCTTGCGGGCTCACCCCAAG gtaAAGGGACCAGGCATAGggatcctctccatctccaagGGTGGGGATCTAGCCCTTGCAATGTCAGCATTCCTTCCTGGGGTCTCCGCAACTGTCTTCATCAATGGCTGCAACGCTAACACTGTGTTTCCCCTTCACTGTAAAGGCACAGTGATCCCTCCTCTCAACATTGACACAGACAAAATAATCTTCAGAAAGGATGGACTTCTGGATATAAGGGATGCTCTTCTAGATCCCATGATGGAAGAGAACCAGGCCTCTGTGATTCCCATTGAGCGTGCAAACTGCCACTTCATGTTTGTGGCGTCTGAAGACGACAGGAACTGGAACAGTGTTTTATTCAGCGAACAGGCTGCTCAACGGCTTCGAGATCATGGGAAAGAGAACTTTGAGGTGGTGAGATACCCGAAGGCAGGTCACTTCCTGGATGTTCCCTACATGCCCCACTGCCCCAGCAGTTTCCACCCAGCTGTGGGcagagtggtggtgatgggAGGGGAGCCTAAAGCTCACGCTGAGGCCCAGGTTGATCTGTGGAAGAGGGTCCAGGAGTTTTTCAGGAAGCATTTAAACAGTGATCATTCCAGTTTTAAAGCCATGCTGTAG